The Mauremys mutica isolate MM-2020 ecotype Southern chromosome 1, ASM2049712v1, whole genome shotgun sequence genome has a segment encoding these proteins:
- the LOC123345404 gene encoding C-type lectin domain family 4 member A-like: MTWDDSERNCTGMGSHLVVINTGAEQDFIFTRVNGTVTGSEERNYCIGLTDKENSGQWRWVDETPYDKTSAFWRPGEPNNEPSEYCAVMHVEGKQTKHGDRNWNDVACFKLYNRICETAALLF, encoded by the exons ATGACCTGGGATGACAGTGAGAGGAACTGCACAGGGATGGGCTCCCACCTGGTGGTGATCAACACAGGAGCTGAGCAG GATTTCATCTTCACTCGGGTAAATGGAACAGTTACAGGCAGCGAAGAAAGGAATTACTGTATTGGTCTGACTGATAAGGAGAACTCAGGCCAGTGGCGGTGGGTGGATGAGACTCCATATGACAAAACTTCAGC GTTCTGGAGACCTGGGGAACCCAATAATGAGCCCAGTGAGTACTGCGCTGTCATGCATGTGGAGGGAAAACAAACCAAACATGGAGACAGGAATTGGAATGACGTCGCATGTTTCAAACTATATAATCGAATTTGTGAAACTGCAGCACTTCTATTTTGA
- the LOC123345401 gene encoding C-type lectin domain family 4 member A-like, with protein sequence MASEITYAEVKFKNAPPPAEAKAHPEKRISQSAPQKHTQWLPWLIAALLLLLAVSLLVALIVTQVGLRTNQSCEEYAMVRQYLRKRNCVEEEPEGKEEIWTCCPGGWEPFQASCYYFSKDFMTWDNSERNCTGMGSHLVVINTGAEQDFIFTQVNGTVTGSEERNYCIGLTDKKKKGQWRWVDETPYNETAAFWRPEEPSPHNNENCALMHVTREQNSHGNRNWNNVPCSSAYHRICEIATLSF encoded by the exons ATGGCGTCAGAGATCACCTACGCCGAGGTGAAGTTTAAGAATGCACCACCGCCTGCAGAGGCCAAAG CACACCCAGAGAAGAGAATATCCCAGAGTGCACCCCAGAAGCACACCCAGTGGCTCCCATGGCTGATTGCTGCACTATTGCTGCTGTTGGCTGTCTCACTCCTCGTCGCCCTCATTG TTACCCAAGTTGGCCTCAGGACAAATCAAAGTTGTGAAGAGTATGCGATGGTGAGGCAGTATCTCAGGAAGAGGAACTGTGTTGAAGAAGAACCTGAAGGGAAAG AGGAAATCTGGACGTGCTgccccgggggctgggagccctttCAGGCCAGCTGCTACTACTTCTCTAAAGACTTTATGACCTGGGATAACAGTGAGAGGAACTGCACAGGGATGGGCTCCCACCTGGTGGTGATCAACACAGGAGCTGAGCAG GATTTCATCTTCACTCAGGTAAATGGAACAGTTACAGGCAGCGAAGAAAGGAATTACTGTATTGGTCTGACTGAtaagaagaagaaaggccagtGGCGGTGGGTGGATGAGACTCCATATAACGAAACTGCAGC GTTCTGGAGACCCGAGGAACCCAGTCCTCACAACAATGAGAATTGTGCTCTCATGCATGTGACAAGAGAACAAAAttcac ATGGTAACAGGAATTGGAATAACGTCCCTTGTTCCAGTGCATATCATCGAATTTGTGAGATTGCAACACTTAGTTTTTGA